The genomic stretch GGCTATTCCTATGATGAAATCGAGGACATTAAAATAGCACTATCAGAAGCATGTACAAACGCTGTTAACCACGCATATAAAGAAGATGAAAAAGGACAAATTACCATTGGGTTTGGTATTTATGAAGACCGTTTAGAAATGATGGTCCTTGATCGTGGGCAAAGCTTCGACTATACAAAGGTTTCTGAAAAACTAGGACCAGTTGATAGCGAGAAGTCAGTTGAACAACTCAGTGAGGGAGGATTGGGACTCTTTCTGATTGAATCACTAATGGACAAAGTGGAAATCAGTGGAGAGGACGGAGTAGTAGTAATGATGACAAAGTTCCTCCACAGAGATGGGGTGGAAGTAGATGCCGACACAATCTCATCATCCCCGCAATAACAATAACAACGAAGTATATGAGTGGATTGAACAGTATCAAAAGGATCCAACAGACGAAGTCGTGCAATTAAAGCTAGTGGAGCGATATCAAGACCTCGTTCAGTCACTCGCTCGTAAATTTTCTAAAGGGAAAAGCATTCACGACGATCTTTCTCAAGTAGGGATGATTGGCTTGCTTGCTGCGCTTCGTCGTTATGATCCTGAATTTGGTAGAAGTTTCGAATCTTTCGCAGTACCCACAATCGTGGGGGAAATCAAACGATTTATCCGAGACAAAACGTGGAGCGTACACGTTCCAAGAAGGATTAAAGAACTAGGTCCACGTATTAAGAAGGCAGTCGAAGAACTTACTAATGAACTTCAACGGTCTCCAAAAG from Bacillus sp. Cs-700 encodes the following:
- the rsbW gene encoding anti-sigma B factor RsbW, with protein sequence MNISDFVEMKIPAQAEFVGVTRLTVSGIANRMGYSYDEIEDIKIALSEACTNAVNHAYKEDEKGQITIGFGIYEDRLEMMVLDRGQSFDYTKVSEKLGPVDSEKSVEQLSEGGLGLFLIESLMDKVEISGEDGVVVMMTKFLHRDGVEVDADTISSSPQ
- the sigB gene encoding RNA polymerase sigma factor SigB, yielding MPTQSHHPRNNNNNEVYEWIEQYQKDPTDEVVQLKLVERYQDLVQSLARKFSKGKSIHDDLSQVGMIGLLAALRRYDPEFGRSFESFAVPTIVGEIKRFIRDKTWSVHVPRRIKELGPRIKKAVEELTNELQRSPKVDELAEYLNVSEEEVLETMEMGKSYQALSVDSSIEADQEGSTVTLLDLVGDQEQGFDLVDQQMLLKKAFAVLTEREQEILNCTYFENMSQKETGEKLGISQMHVSRLQRRALEKLRQAIRIEPTEAF